In Halanaeroarchaeum sp. HSR-CO, one DNA window encodes the following:
- the idsA3 gene encoding geranylfarnesyl diphosphate synthase, translated as MTPEAREQTVLEAVRKRRELVNDAVETDLPITEPERLYEASRYLLDAGGKRLRPAMLLLTGEAILDVEPLTEDYRDFPTLVDDEPPIDLMKAAVSVEVIQSFTLIHDDIMDQDEMRRGVPAVHVQYDPETAILAGDTLYSKAFEIMIESGAPPDRAIEALDTLASTCTRICEGQSLDVDFETRPTVETDEYLDMIDRKTAVLYAASSAIPAILLGADEETQQALTEYGRTVGKAFQIHDDVLDLTVPSEDLGKQRGSDLVEGKRTIITLHAREHGVDVENLVEAETPEAVTEAAITDAVATLEDAGSIEYARSLASEYVEEGKDYLQVLPDSEARTRLEQVADYLIDRGY; from the coding sequence ATGACCCCCGAAGCACGTGAACAGACGGTTCTCGAGGCGGTTCGGAAGCGACGCGAACTCGTCAACGATGCCGTCGAAACGGACCTGCCGATCACCGAACCAGAGCGACTCTACGAGGCGTCGCGGTACCTCCTCGACGCCGGTGGGAAACGCCTTCGACCGGCGATGTTGCTACTCACGGGCGAGGCGATCCTCGACGTCGAACCACTAACTGAGGACTATCGTGACTTTCCGACACTCGTCGACGACGAACCGCCGATCGACCTGATGAAGGCAGCGGTGAGCGTCGAGGTCATCCAGTCGTTCACGCTCATCCACGACGACATCATGGATCAGGACGAGATGCGCCGGGGCGTCCCGGCCGTCCACGTCCAGTACGACCCCGAGACCGCCATCCTCGCCGGGGACACGCTCTACTCGAAGGCATTCGAGATCATGATCGAGTCGGGGGCGCCCCCGGACCGCGCCATCGAGGCACTCGACACGCTCGCCTCGACCTGCACCCGCATCTGCGAGGGACAGTCCCTCGACGTGGACTTCGAGACCCGCCCGACGGTGGAGACCGACGAGTACCTGGACATGATCGATCGGAAGACGGCGGTGCTGTACGCTGCGTCATCAGCGATCCCCGCGATCCTGCTCGGTGCCGACGAGGAGACACAGCAGGCCCTCACCGAATACGGACGCACGGTCGGCAAGGCCTTCCAGATCCACGACGACGTCCTGGACCTCACGGTGCCGAGCGAGGACCTGGGCAAACAGCGCGGCAGCGACCTCGTCGAGGGCAAGCGAACGATCATCACGCTCCACGCGCGCGAGCACGGCGTCGACGTGGAGAACCTCGTCGAGGCCGAGACACCCGAAGCGGTCACCGAAGCGGCGATAACGGACGCGGTCGCCACCCTCGAAGACGCGGGAAGCATCGAGTACGCCCGGTCGCTCGCCAGCGAATACGTCGAAGAGGGGAAAGACTACCTCCAGGTGCTCCCCGACAGCGAAGCACGGACGCGACTCGAACAGGTCGCCGATTACCTGATCGACCGCGGCTACTGA
- a CDS encoding RNase J family beta-CASP ribonuclease produces the protein MEIEIATIGGYEEVGRQMTAVRAGSDVVIFDMGLNLSKVLIHDNVETERMHSLDLIDMGAIPDDRVMSELEGDVQAIVPTHGHLDHIGALSKLAHRYDAPIVASPYTIELVKGQIEGEQKFGVDNDLVKMSGGESMEIGEGLELEFVHVTHSIIDAINPVLHTPEGAIVYGLDKRIDHDPVLEDPIDMKRFREIGREGEGVLCYIEDTTNASKKGRTPSESMARFHLRDTMKSIEDYSGGIVATTFSSHISRVSSLVEFAKEIGRQPILLGRSMEHYSGAAERMGYVDFPDNLGMFGHRKSVDRAFKRIMNEGKGNFLPIVTGHQGEPRAMLTRMGRGETPFELENGDKVIFSARVIPEPTNEGQRYQAEKLLSMQGARIYDEIHVSGHLSQEGHYQMLDALQPQHVIPAHQDLKGMAPYVDLAESEGYEMGRDLHVTRNGNRIQLVE, from the coding sequence ATGGAAATCGAAATCGCAACGATAGGCGGATACGAAGAGGTCGGACGGCAGATGACTGCCGTTCGAGCAGGAAGCGACGTCGTCATCTTCGACATGGGGCTCAACCTGTCGAAGGTGCTGATCCACGACAACGTGGAGACCGAGCGGATGCACAGCCTCGACCTGATCGACATGGGCGCCATCCCGGACGACCGCGTGATGTCCGAACTGGAGGGTGACGTGCAGGCCATCGTGCCGACGCACGGCCACCTCGACCACATCGGTGCCCTCTCGAAGCTCGCCCATCGGTACGACGCACCGATCGTCGCGTCGCCGTACACCATCGAACTGGTGAAAGGGCAGATCGAGGGCGAACAGAAGTTCGGCGTCGACAACGATCTGGTCAAGATGTCGGGCGGCGAATCGATGGAGATCGGCGAGGGCCTCGAACTCGAGTTCGTCCACGTCACCCACTCCATCATCGACGCCATCAATCCGGTCCTCCACACGCCAGAGGGCGCAATCGTCTACGGCCTCGACAAACGCATCGACCACGATCCGGTCCTCGAGGACCCGATCGACATGAAGCGGTTCCGCGAGATCGGTCGCGAGGGCGAGGGCGTGCTCTGTTACATCGAGGACACCACGAACGCCTCGAAGAAGGGGCGCACGCCGAGCGAGTCGATGGCCCGGTTCCACCTCCGCGATACGATGAAGAGTATCGAGGATTACTCGGGCGGCATCGTCGCGACCACGTTCTCCAGTCACATCTCCCGCGTGAGCAGTCTCGTCGAGTTCGCCAAGGAGATCGGTCGCCAGCCCATCCTCCTGGGCCGGTCGATGGAGCACTACTCCGGGGCCGCCGAGCGCATGGGCTACGTGGACTTCCCCGACAACCTCGGGATGTTCGGTCACCGCAAGAGCGTCGACCGTGCGTTCAAGCGCATCATGAACGAGGGCAAGGGGAACTTCCTGCCCATCGTCACCGGCCACCAGGGGGAACCGCGCGCGATGCTCACCCGGATGGGCCGCGGCGAGACGCCCTTCGAACTGGAGAACGGTGACAAGGTCATCTTCTCGGCCCGCGTCATCCCCGAACCGACGAACGAGGGACAGCGCTATCAGGCCGAGAAGCTCCTCTCGATGCAAGGTGCGCGCATCTACGACGAGATCCACGTCTCCGGGCACCTGAGCCAGGAGGGCCACTACCAGATGCTGGACGCTCTCCAGCCCCAGCACGTCATCCCGGCCCATCAGGACCTCAAGGGAATGGCCCCGTACGTCGACCTCGCCGAGAGCGAGGGCTACGAGATGGGGCGTGACCTGCACGTCACGCGGAACGGCAACCGCATCCAGCTCGTGGAGTGA
- the mvk gene encoding mevalonate kinase — protein sequence MATASAPGKVYLFGEHAVVYGEPAVPCAIERRATVTVEERADDRLRIDAEDLSLDGFTVEFSGSTDESPSVDVSESLLTAAMGYVDAAVDQARDAADRPNAGFDVTIDSDIPLGAGLGSSAAVVVAGIEAGTRELGVELSRAELAERAYQVEHEVQDGQASRADTYCSTMGGAVRVEGDRCETIEAPDLPFVVGYDGGAGDTGELVSGVRALKDEYDFAADTVTAIGDIVRQGERALEAGDVDELGRLMDFNHGLLSALGVSARSLDAMVWGAREAGAKGAKLTGAGGGGCIVALDESSATETALEYTPDCEQVFRARLDKEGVRLEP from the coding sequence ATGGCCACCGCATCCGCCCCGGGAAAGGTCTACCTCTTCGGGGAGCACGCCGTCGTGTACGGCGAACCGGCCGTCCCCTGTGCCATCGAACGTCGGGCGACGGTGACGGTCGAGGAACGAGCGGACGACAGACTCCGAATCGACGCCGAGGACCTCAGTCTCGACGGGTTCACGGTGGAGTTCAGCGGTTCGACCGACGAGAGTCCGTCCGTCGACGTCTCCGAGTCGCTACTCACCGCCGCGATGGGCTACGTGGACGCCGCGGTCGACCAGGCCCGTGACGCCGCGGACAGACCGAACGCGGGATTCGACGTGACCATCGACAGCGACATCCCTCTCGGAGCTGGGCTCGGTTCGTCGGCCGCGGTCGTGGTGGCCGGCATCGAGGCCGGTACCCGGGAACTCGGTGTGGAACTGTCCCGGGCGGAACTCGCCGAACGTGCCTATCAGGTCGAGCACGAGGTCCAGGATGGACAGGCGTCGCGGGCGGACACCTACTGCTCGACGATGGGTGGTGCCGTCCGGGTGGAGGGTGACCGCTGTGAAACCATCGAGGCGCCGGATCTCCCCTTCGTCGTGGGCTACGACGGGGGTGCGGGGGACACGGGCGAACTCGTCTCGGGTGTCAGGGCCCTCAAAGACGAGTACGACTTCGCCGCGGACACCGTGACGGCCATCGGCGACATCGTCCGTCAGGGCGAGCGCGCCCTCGAGGCGGGCGACGTCGACGAACTCGGTCGGCTGATGGACTTCAACCACGGATTGCTCTCCGCGCTGGGCGTCTCCGCCCGGTCGCTGGACGCGATGGTGTGGGGCGCGCGCGAGGCGGGTGCGAAGGGGGCGAAGTTGACCGGCGCGGGTGGCGGCGGCTGTATCGTCGCCCTGGACGAATCGAGCGCAACGGAGACGGCCCTGGAGTACACGCCCGACTGCGAACAGGTGTTCCGCGCCCGGCTGGACAAGGAAGGGGTTCGGCTGGAACCATGA
- a CDS encoding DUF2391 family protein translates to MKLRRPRRPRQFRLADTAQQVVGGFLLAGPFVVTEEVWTLAANMSVAQAVATIALVFAIGYATLYKADTTRDQDEEEEIAGIPLRFISLMGVSFGSVVILALLFGAPATFIDTAETDIGIARITFNAVSLGSVFSVVGAATADSVFAK, encoded by the coding sequence ATGAAACTGCGGCGACCGCGTCGGCCACGCCAGTTTCGGCTGGCCGACACCGCCCAGCAGGTCGTCGGCGGGTTCCTCCTCGCGGGGCCGTTCGTCGTGACCGAGGAAGTCTGGACGCTCGCGGCGAACATGTCGGTAGCCCAGGCGGTGGCGACGATCGCACTCGTGTTCGCCATCGGGTACGCGACCCTCTACAAAGCGGATACCACCCGCGACCAGGACGAAGAGGAGGAGATCGCCGGCATCCCGCTGCGGTTTATCTCACTGATGGGCGTCTCGTTCGGGTCCGTGGTCATTCTGGCACTGTTGTTCGGTGCGCCGGCGACGTTCATCGACACGGCGGAGACCGACATCGGCATCGCTCGGATCACGTTCAACGCGGTCAGTCTTGGATCCGTCTTCAGTGTCGTCGGTGCGGCGACGGCGGACAGCGTCTTCGCGAAGTGA
- a CDS encoding isopentenyl phosphate kinase: protein MTTILKLGGSVVTKKDNRETVDDEALSRATSAIADAGVDDLVVVHGGGSFGHPNAADRDVSSDSGTHDTASIRAIHRAMGRLVRRVTDDLGAAAVPAVPVRPFSAGYRTGEGDVELYTDSVETMLEEGFVPVLHGDVFPTEKRGATIVSGDELVVALAKDLDAERVGLCSTVPGVLDDDGDVVPRIEQYSDVAAVLGGSDSTDVTGGMAAKVRALLDAEVPASIFGLGDLEEFLAGGGAGTLVGPAP from the coding sequence ATGACCACGATTTTGAAACTCGGCGGCAGTGTCGTCACGAAAAAAGACAATCGCGAAACGGTCGACGACGAGGCACTCTCCAGGGCGACGAGCGCCATCGCCGACGCCGGGGTCGACGACCTCGTGGTCGTCCACGGTGGCGGGTCGTTCGGCCATCCCAACGCGGCGGACCGCGACGTGAGTTCGGACAGCGGGACCCACGACACGGCGTCCATCCGTGCGATCCACCGGGCAATGGGCAGACTCGTGCGACGAGTCACGGACGACCTCGGTGCTGCAGCGGTCCCCGCGGTCCCGGTTCGCCCCTTCTCGGCGGGCTATCGAACCGGCGAAGGCGACGTCGAACTGTACACCGATAGCGTCGAGACGATGCTCGAGGAGGGATTCGTCCCCGTCCTGCACGGCGACGTGTTCCCGACAGAGAAACGGGGCGCGACCATCGTCAGCGGGGACGAACTGGTCGTCGCGCTCGCGAAAGACCTCGACGCGGAGCGGGTCGGCCTGTGCTCGACCGTTCCGGGCGTCCTCGACGACGACGGCGACGTCGTTCCGCGTATCGAGCAGTATTCGGACGTGGCGGCGGTCCTCGGTGGAAGCGATTCCACCGACGTGACCGGTGGAATGGCCGCGAAGGTCCGAGCACTGCTCGATGCCGAGGTGCCTGCATCCATCTTCGGTCTGGGCGACCTCGAGGAGTTCCTGGCCGGTGGGGGTGCCGGTACGCTCGTTGGACCGGCCCCCTGA
- a CDS encoding glutamate--tRNA ligase, with translation MDQDLRERIQREAERNALFNALKHESEAQVGAIMGPLMGENPDFRQHGDEIAGIAAPVVERVNGMDPAEQRERLAELDPDAVEELDAEDEEDARTLPDLPNAEEYDEVRMRLAPNPNGPWHLGHARMPAVIGTYKERYDGSFICRFDDTDPETKRPDLDAYDQILSDIEYLGFEPDDVVIASDRLDTYYEYARDLIEKGGAYTCSCPGEEFSDLKNAGEPCPHRSKDVETVKTEFESMVEGEYDSGEMVLRVKTDIEHKNPALRDWVAFRMIDVPHPRETAADYRCWPMLDFQSGIDDHRTGVTHIIRGIDLQDSAKRQGFVYDYFDWEYPEVVHWGHVQIDEYDVTMSTSTIKELVDDGALDGWDDPRAPTLQSVRRRGIRGEAIVDAMIELGTSTSNVDLSMSSIYANNRELIDDETDRRFFVRTDFDARGGDAEDSFDAVELPVEGGPSTATPLFHPDHEDRGEREIPVGDAVLLEVRDLPAVGDLVWLKGFGAVRYENERLVATGDDIDVVRDGDVDVVHWVPADESVPVRMRTTDGDVHGFAEPGVGDDDPDAMVQFVRVGFARIDRHDDEETVAYFAHR, from the coding sequence ATGGACCAGGACCTCCGCGAGCGAATCCAGCGGGAGGCCGAACGGAACGCCCTCTTCAACGCCCTCAAACACGAGAGCGAGGCGCAGGTCGGCGCCATCATGGGCCCGTTAATGGGCGAGAACCCGGACTTCCGCCAGCATGGCGACGAGATTGCCGGAATCGCTGCTCCCGTCGTCGAGCGGGTCAACGGGATGGACCCCGCCGAGCAGCGCGAACGGTTAGCCGAACTCGATCCCGACGCAGTCGAAGAGCTCGACGCCGAGGACGAAGAAGATGCAAGGACGCTCCCGGACCTGCCGAACGCCGAGGAGTACGACGAGGTCCGCATGCGACTGGCCCCGAATCCGAACGGCCCCTGGCATCTCGGCCACGCCCGCATGCCGGCAGTCATCGGGACCTACAAGGAGCGCTACGACGGCTCGTTCATCTGCCGGTTCGACGACACCGATCCGGAGACGAAGCGACCGGACCTCGACGCATACGACCAGATCCTCTCGGACATCGAGTACCTGGGATTCGAGCCAGACGACGTCGTCATCGCGAGCGACCGACTCGACACCTACTACGAGTATGCACGAGACCTCATCGAGAAGGGCGGCGCCTACACCTGTAGCTGTCCGGGCGAGGAATTCTCCGACCTGAAGAACGCGGGGGAGCCCTGTCCCCACCGAAGCAAAGACGTCGAGACGGTGAAAACGGAGTTCGAGTCCATGGTCGAGGGGGAGTACGACTCGGGCGAGATGGTCCTCCGGGTCAAGACCGACATCGAGCACAAGAACCCCGCCCTCCGCGACTGGGTCGCCTTCCGGATGATCGACGTCCCGCATCCCCGCGAGACGGCCGCCGACTACCGGTGTTGGCCGATGCTCGACTTCCAGTCGGGGATCGACGACCACCGCACCGGCGTCACCCACATCATCCGTGGGATCGACCTGCAGGACTCCGCGAAGCGACAGGGCTTCGTCTACGACTACTTCGACTGGGAGTACCCCGAGGTCGTCCACTGGGGGCACGTCCAGATCGACGAGTACGACGTGACCATGAGCACCTCCACGATCAAGGAGCTCGTCGACGACGGGGCACTCGACGGCTGGGACGACCCGCGGGCCCCCACGCTCCAGAGCGTTCGTCGGCGCGGGATTCGCGGAGAAGCCATCGTCGACGCCATGATCGAACTGGGCACCTCCACGAGCAACGTCGACCTCTCGATGTCGAGCATCTACGCGAACAACCGCGAACTGATCGACGACGAGACCGACCGTCGCTTCTTCGTCAGGACCGACTTCGACGCGCGGGGCGGGGACGCCGAGGACTCCTTCGACGCCGTCGAACTTCCCGTCGAGGGCGGTCCATCGACCGCCACGCCACTCTTCCATCCGGACCACGAGGATCGCGGGGAGCGCGAGATCCCGGTCGGAGACGCCGTCCTCCTGGAGGTTCGTGATCTCCCGGCGGTCGGCGATCTGGTCTGGCTCAAGGGATTCGGCGCCGTGCGATACGAAAACGAGCGCCTGGTCGCTACCGGCGACGACATCGACGTGGTGCGAGACGGCGATGTGGACGTAGTTCACTGGGTGCCAGCAGACGAGAGCGTCCCGGTCCGGATGCGAACGACCGACGGCGACGTTCACGGCTTCGCGGAGCCGGGCGTCGGGGACGACGACCCCGACGCGATGGTGCAGTTCGTCCGCGTCGGCTTCGCTCGTATCGACCGCCACGACGACGAGGAGACGGTCGCCTACTTCGCTCACAGGTAG
- a CDS encoding 30S ribosomal protein S28e, producing MSAEEQTEGSTPAEVIEVVGKTGMHGEAMQVKCRIQEGSNQGRIITRNVLGPVRVGDVIQLRETAREADSIGGQ from the coding sequence ATGAGCGCGGAAGAACAAACGGAGGGCTCGACGCCCGCCGAGGTCATCGAGGTCGTGGGAAAGACGGGGATGCACGGCGAAGCGATGCAGGTGAAATGTCGCATCCAGGAAGGATCGAACCAGGGCCGCATCATCACGCGCAACGTCCTCGGCCCCGTGCGGGTCGGCGACGTGATCCAGCTGCGTGAGACGGCCCGCGAAGCCGACTCCATCGGAGGCCAATAA
- a CDS encoding DUF456 domain-containing protein gives MHPRRSSTTATATGRDRSTDTAIFVGPLVFGMDLLVVVAFALLVLGVVASVLPVIPAGAVSMVGVLTYWWATGRPGPLVLAALLLTGLLALAVDWVAGIVGAKAGGATLRTSVLATAVGMVLFVPAGPIGLVVGIGGTIFALELSRGATREASLRAAGYAVIGVLSSAVIQALLTGSILLAMLAVAYL, from the coding sequence ATGCACCCGAGGCGCTCCTCGACGACCGCGACCGCTACGGGCCGTGACCGGTCGACCGACACGGCCATCTTCGTCGGCCCGTTGGTATTCGGCATGGATCTGCTGGTCGTCGTGGCATTCGCCCTGCTCGTCCTCGGCGTCGTCGCGAGCGTGCTCCCGGTCATCCCCGCCGGCGCGGTGTCGATGGTCGGTGTGCTCACTTACTGGTGGGCGACGGGCCGACCGGGCCCGCTCGTCCTGGCGGCCCTCCTGCTGACCGGTCTGCTGGCGCTGGCCGTCGACTGGGTGGCCGGCATCGTCGGTGCGAAGGCTGGCGGCGCGACGCTCCGGACGAGCGTTCTGGCGACGGCCGTGGGGATGGTGTTGTTCGTTCCCGCCGGTCCGATCGGTCTGGTCGTCGGAATCGGGGGAACGATCTTCGCCCTCGAACTGTCGCGCGGGGCGACGAGGGAAGCGAGTCTGCGCGCGGCCGGCTACGCCGTGATCGGCGTTCTCAGCTCTGCGGTGATTCAGGCGCTCCTCACGGGATCGATCCTGCTCGCGATGCTGGCTGTCGCCTACCTGTGA
- the rpl7ae gene encoding 50S ribosomal protein L7Ae, protein MPVYVDYDVPADLQERALEALEVARDTGRIKKGTNETTKAIERGNALLVVVAEDVSPEEIVMHIPELADEKGISTVFVEAQDELGAAAGLEVGSAAAAITDAGEAEEDVEDIATKVEDLR, encoded by the coding sequence ATGCCAGTATACGTAGACTACGACGTCCCAGCGGACCTCCAGGAACGAGCGCTCGAGGCGCTCGAGGTGGCCCGCGACACCGGTCGCATCAAGAAAGGAACGAACGAGACGACGAAGGCCATCGAGCGGGGCAACGCCCTGCTCGTCGTGGTCGCCGAGGACGTCTCTCCCGAGGAGATCGTCATGCACATCCCCGAACTCGCCGACGAGAAGGGGATCTCGACGGTCTTCGTCGAGGCACAGGACGAGCTCGGCGCCGCCGCCGGCCTCGAGGTCGGCAGCGCGGCCGCCGCCATCACCGACGCCGGCGAGGCGGAGGAGGACGTCGAGGACATCGCCACGAAGGTCGAGGACCTGCGGTAA
- a CDS encoding aldo/keto reductase yields MTANERDTFDIGGELTVNRLGFGAMRITGEDIIGRPPSEPRARDVLRRADELGVNFIDTADSYGPGVSERLIGEALDATRDDLVVATKAGILRNRDGDWLAHGDPDYIRNQALTSIDRLGVDAIDLYQFHRPDPDTDFEASVHAFAELQDEGLVRHVGLSNVSVDQLETARDIVDVATVQNEYSFVNREHDDVLAACEDAGIGFIPYAPLNWGSIEDEAREAAETVAEKHDASVFQIALAWVLDHSEVTLPIPGTGDVRHLEANVAATGIELDDADRALLDR; encoded by the coding sequence GTGACCGCAAACGAGCGCGACACGTTCGACATCGGCGGCGAACTCACGGTCAACCGACTCGGATTCGGCGCGATGCGCATCACGGGCGAGGACATCATCGGTCGCCCGCCGAGCGAGCCGCGTGCCCGGGACGTCCTCCGACGGGCGGACGAACTGGGGGTGAACTTCATCGATACGGCGGACTCCTACGGACCAGGTGTCTCCGAACGCCTGATCGGCGAAGCCCTCGACGCGACCCGCGACGACCTGGTCGTCGCGACGAAGGCCGGTATCCTCCGCAACCGGGACGGCGACTGGCTCGCCCACGGCGACCCCGACTACATCAGGAACCAGGCGTTGACCAGCATCGATCGCCTCGGCGTGGACGCGATCGACCTCTACCAGTTCCACCGCCCCGACCCGGACACCGACTTCGAGGCGTCGGTGCACGCGTTCGCCGAGTTGCAGGACGAGGGACTCGTACGCCACGTCGGCCTCTCGAACGTCTCCGTGGACCAGCTCGAGACGGCTCGGGACATCGTCGACGTCGCGACGGTCCAGAACGAGTACAGCTTCGTCAACCGCGAACACGACGACGTCCTGGCGGCCTGTGAAGACGCGGGAATCGGGTTCATCCCGTACGCACCGCTTAACTGGGGGTCCATCGAAGACGAGGCCCGGGAGGCGGCCGAGACGGTCGCCGAGAAACACGACGCGAGCGTCTTCCAGATCGCCCTCGCCTGGGTCCTCGATCACAGCGAGGTGACGCTCCCGATTCCGGGCACCGGTGACGTTCGGCATCTCGAAGCAAACGTCGCTGCCACGGGTATCGAACTGGACGACGCGGATCGGGCGCTGCTGGACCGCTAG
- the tmcA gene encoding tRNA(Met) cytidine acetyltransferase TmcA, with amino-acid sequence MLREVATDLRAEARRTDERRVLVLAGDRTGGHRAAERAIEAAGIPRESVTAVGTGDGTQFDTVRQSATDSLLGTTRGAIVLDCHETCRPNALGRVVGTVDGGGLLVLVVPPLEEWPNRRDEFDEYLAVPPAAVDDVGGRFRERLVRTLRTHRGIAIVDVDENRLLADGLTHSAPRPATRSLEVPPSPTFPRDAFVACRTQDQIAALSTLENLRQESTAVVVEADRGRGKSSAAGLAAGSFAAAGEDVLVTAPNYRSAAAVFERASRLGSTLEVLAGDPAEPRPRVLETTTGGRVRFERPARATTLPEDPDVVLVDEAAALPVRRLESFLDASRVGFTTTVHGYEGAGRGFDVRFRDRLAESDHAVHEVRMAEPIRYAPGDPVEVWAFNALLLDARPAVDPLVEDAQPPTATYRVLTTDALLADEWLLREAFGLLVSAHYRTEPNDLARLLDAPNLSVRALLVDGHVVSVALLAREGGLDAETRAAVYEGGRIRGNMIPDVLMSQLRDESAGEPVGMRVMRIATHAAVRDRGFGSRLLEEIRAEFDDRDWIGTGFGATPRLVRFWAQNGFSTVHLSTTRNATSGEYSVIMFDPLSAAGDRLHDRHTEWFVERIGPQLTDVLRDVDADVVRFVLRASAADAGTRIQSLSAHQWRLVVGAAYGPALYSVDPGPFERLALHYLVAGSSELLSEREERLLVTKVLQGHSWETVVDRLGYHGTSAAMRALGDAYRPIVEAYAPEALLDDRDRYGP; translated from the coding sequence ATGCTCCGCGAGGTGGCCACCGATCTTCGGGCCGAGGCGAGACGGACGGACGAGCGCCGTGTCCTCGTCCTCGCCGGCGACCGAACGGGCGGTCATCGCGCGGCGGAACGCGCAATCGAGGCAGCCGGTATTCCCCGCGAATCCGTCACGGCGGTCGGAACTGGGGATGGCACGCAGTTCGACACGGTTCGCCAGTCCGCGACCGACTCACTCCTCGGGACGACCCGTGGGGCCATCGTCCTCGACTGCCACGAGACGTGTCGGCCCAACGCCCTGGGTCGGGTCGTCGGGACCGTCGACGGCGGCGGCCTCCTCGTCCTCGTGGTCCCCCCACTCGAGGAGTGGCCGAACCGACGGGACGAGTTCGACGAGTATCTCGCAGTCCCGCCAGCGGCGGTCGACGACGTCGGGGGGCGGTTCCGCGAGCGGCTGGTTCGGACACTCCGCACCCATCGTGGCATTGCTATCGTCGACGTCGACGAAAATCGACTCCTCGCCGATGGGTTGACCCACTCCGCACCCCGTCCAGCGACGCGGTCGCTGGAGGTCCCACCCTCGCCAACGTTTCCCCGGGACGCCTTTGTCGCCTGTCGCACACAGGACCAGATAGCGGCCCTCTCGACCCTCGAGAACCTGCGGCAGGAGTCGACGGCGGTCGTCGTCGAGGCCGACCGAGGCCGCGGGAAATCGAGCGCGGCAGGCCTCGCCGCGGGTAGTTTCGCGGCTGCCGGCGAGGACGTCCTCGTGACCGCACCGAACTACCGGAGTGCGGCGGCCGTCTTCGAGCGGGCCAGCAGACTGGGCTCGACGCTGGAGGTACTGGCCGGCGACCCGGCCGAGCCTCGCCCGCGGGTGCTCGAGACGACGACCGGGGGTCGCGTTCGGTTCGAACGACCAGCACGAGCGACGACCCTCCCCGAGGACCCTGACGTGGTCCTGGTGGACGAAGCAGCGGCGCTGCCGGTACGCAGACTGGAGTCGTTCCTCGACGCCTCCCGGGTCGGATTCACGACGACCGTCCACGGGTACGAGGGCGCCGGTCGGGGCTTCGACGTCCGGTTTCGGGACCGACTTGCCGAGAGCGACCACGCCGTCCACGAGGTTCGGATGGCCGAACCAATCCGCTACGCCCCGGGCGATCCGGTCGAGGTGTGGGCGTTCAACGCCCTCCTTCTCGATGCCAGACCGGCCGTCGACCCGCTCGTCGAGGACGCGCAGCCGCCCACGGCGACCTATCGGGTCCTGACCACCGACGCGTTGCTGGCCGACGAATGGCTTCTCAGGGAGGCCTTCGGCCTCCTCGTCTCGGCGCACTATCGCACGGAACCGAACGACCTCGCACGGCTGCTCGATGCCCCGAACCTCTCCGTCCGCGCGCTCCTGGTGGATGGACACGTCGTCAGCGTCGCGCTGCTGGCGCGTGAAGGCGGACTCGATGCCGAGACGCGAGCGGCCGTGTACGAGGGCGGTCGCATCCGTGGCAACATGATTCCGGACGTGCTGATGAGCCAGTTGCGAGACGAGTCGGCCGGCGAACCGGTCGGGATGCGGGTGATGCGGATCGCCACCCACGCCGCCGTCCGGGACCGTGGGTTCGGCTCTCGCCTGCTGGAGGAGATCCGTGCCGAGTTCGACGACCGGGACTGGATCGGCACCGGTTTCGGGGCGACGCCACGGCTCGTCAGGTTCTGGGCGCAGAACGGTTTCTCGACCGTTCATCTCTCGACGACCCGGAACGCGACGAGTGGTGAGTACTCGGTCATCATGTTCGATCCGCTGTCGGCTGCTGGCGACCGTCTCCACGACCGCCACACGGAGTGGTTCGTAGAGCGGATCGGACCGCAACTGACAGACGTCCTCCGAGACGTCGACGCAGACGTTGTTCGGTTCGTGCTCCGGGCGAGTGCCGCCGACGCGGGGACGCGTATCCAGTCGCTGTCGGCCCACCAGTGGCGACTCGTCGTCGGCGCGGCCTACGGCCCCGCGCTCTACAGCGTCGATCCCGGCCCCTTCGAGCGACTGGCCCTTCACTACCTCGTCGCCGGTTCGTCCGAGCTGCTCTCCGAGCGCGAGGAGCGGCTGCTCGTCACCAAAGTACTTCAGGGACACTCGTGGGAGACCGTCGTGGACCGTCTGGGCTATCACGGAACCTCGGCCGCGATGCGTGCGCTCGGCGACGCCTACCGACCGATCGTCGAGGCTTATGCACCCGAGGCGCTCCTCGACGACCGCGACCGCTACGGGCCGTGA